One Punica granatum isolate Tunisia-2019 chromosome 3, ASM765513v2, whole genome shotgun sequence genomic window carries:
- the LOC116198999 gene encoding CASP-like protein 3A1, whose protein sequence is MSTGLNMLAPEPAALPPETKLPAVEEEHGGITGINKMARRNCSVSRRKAELVQVALRLSCTATSLTAMAFMVTAEQASVASIYGFSFPIRSKWSFSDSFMYLVGVSAAVGAYSLVQLLISVSRLLKRSPLIPSRRYAWLIFAGDQVFAYALMSAGSASSGVTNLNRTGIRHTALPNFCNPLRSFCNHVAVSIAFTFFGCILLATSAVLDVIWLTKN, encoded by the exons ATGAGCACTGGCCTTAATATGCTGGCACCGGAGCCTGCGGCCCTGCCGCCGGAGACTAAATTACCCGCGGTGGAGGAGGAGCATGGCGGGATAACAGGGATCAACAAGATGGCCCGACGGAACTGTTCCGTGAGTCGACGGAAGGCCGAGCTGGTGCAGGTCGCTCTGAGGCTGTCGTGCACAGCCACGTCGCTGACGGCGATGGCGTTCATGGTGACGGCGGAGCAGGCGAGTGTTGCGTCCATATATGGGTTCAGCTTCCCAATCCGATCCAAGTGGTCCTTCTCTGACTCCTTCAT gTATTTGGTGGGGGTATCTGCGGCGGTCGGGGCCTACTCTCTTGTGCAGCTGCTAATTAGCGTCTCGAGGCTGCTGAAGAGGTCACCTCTGATTCCCTCCCGGAGATATGCTTGGCTAATTTTTGCTGGTGATCAG GTGTTTGCGTATGCGTTGATGAGTGCAGGGTCGGCCTCCTCCGGGGTCACGAACCTGAACCGGACAGGGATAAGGCACACAGCCCTCCCAAATTTCTGCAACCCATTGCGCAGCTTCTGCAACCATGTTGCGGTCTCGATAGCCTTCACCTTCTTCGGCTGCATATTGCTCGCCACATCTGCCGTCTTAGATGTCATTTGGCTCACAAAAAACTGA
- the LOC116201634 gene encoding mavicyanin-like, producing the protein MASLSVLLFGCLVILAATNNLAMVEGMKEFKVGGTEGWREPPQNNTSMYNDWAMRKRFHIGDSLVFKYKNDSVLVVDKFSYYHCNTSNPILALNNGNSTIMLDRPGPFYFMSGDPIHCRNGQRLLVEVMSQHPIHHSPPSVASPPESGSISPALSPLSSSGAFATATMFSPMVIAFVAAVVVPA; encoded by the exons ATGGCTTCTCTCAGCGTCTTGCTCTTTGGGTGTCTTGTCATCCTAGCGGCCACGAATAATCTGGCCATGGTCGAAGGGATGAAGGAGTTCAAAGTTGGCGGAACAGAAGGGTGGCGTGAACCGCCCCAGAATAACACTTCCATGTACAATGATTGGGCTATGAGGAAGAGGTTCCACATCGGAGATTCTCTAG TATTCAAGTACAAGAACGATTCAGTGCTTGTGGTGGACAAGTTCAGTTACTACCATTGCAACACGAGCAACCCAATCCTAGCCTTGAACAATGGCAACAGCACGATAATGCTAGACAGGCCAGGGCCCTTCTACTTCATGAGCGGGGACCCCATCCACTGCAGGAATGGCCAGAGATTGCTTGTCGAGGTTATGTCGCAGCACCCGATCCATCATTCCCCACCCTCAGTTGCCAGCCCGCCTGAATCTGGCTCGATCTCCCCTGCATTGTCTCCACTCTCAAGCTCAGGAGCTTTTGCTACAGCAACAATGTTTAGTCCCATGGTGATTGCTTTTGTGGCTGCAGTAGTTGTTCCGGCATAG